Part of the Actinomyces howellii genome, CTCACCCCGGCGATGTCGTCTGAGGGCTCGATGGGGGTGCCCACGCGGACTTCCACCGGTGAGTAGCGCGGCAGACCACCGGCCTTGGGCATCATCTCCCTGGAGCCCACCAGGGCCACCGGCAGCACGGGGATGCCGAAGTCACGGGCCAGGCGTGCGGCTCCGGAGTGGAACTGGCCGAGCTGTCCGTCCCGGGAGCGGGTGCCCTCGGGGAAGATGAGCACGCTCATCGACTCCGCCACCCGGTTGGCCAGCACGCCGCGCAGCTCCTCGTAGGCGCCCTGACCGTCGCGCCGAACAGGGTAGGCGCCGAGCAGGCCCCGGGCCACCAGGCGCCGGGGACGGCTGGTGAACCAGTAGTCCTGGGCAGCCACGGTCACGACCCTCATGATCGTGGGCGAGGCGCTCATAAGCGCGATGGTGTCCACGTGCGAGCCGTGGTTGGCCACGACGACGTACGGGCCCTCGGAGTCGAAGTCGCCCTCGACGTGCACCCCGCCGAAGGGGGCGATGACCGCCGACCACAGCTTCTGGCGGGCCACGGCGCGCCAGGTGACCTTGGCGGGGGTGCGCACGATCGAGCGCAGACGCCGACCGGCCGAGCCCACCGCTGCGCCCCCGGGCAGGGACGGCAGGGAGGGCCGGGCGGACAAAGACGGAAGGGACGGCATGGACGGCATGACGGGCTCCTTTCGGCGGTACCAGGTGGGTGACCAGTGGACGACGTCTCCTCTATCCCAGCACCGCAGCCAGTGGGAGGACGAGGAGCAGGGAGTCGACCCGGTCGAGCAGGCCGCCGAAGCCGGGTAGCCAGGCGCCGGCGTCCTTGACCCCGGCGGTGCGCTTGACCATGGACTCGATGAGGTCGCCCAGGACTCCGCCCAGGCCGACGGCGATGACCAGGCCCGCCGTGATCTGTCCCAGGAGGGTGAGGATGACGACCGCCCCGACGAGCGCACCGACCATCCCGCCCACGGTCTTGTTGGGCGACAGAGGAGACAGGGGGCGACGCGCCCAGGCGAAGCGCCTCAGGCTCGTCCCTCCCGTCCAGGCCGCGACATCGGCGGCCGCGGCGGCGAAGGCGATGAGGAAGGCGTCCTGCCACAGGATGACGAGGTGGGCCAGCGACCAGGGGATCCAGACCGAGGCGAAGCCGGTCAGGCTCGCCCGGCGCAGGCCGTGCACCGTGTCCCCGGCCAG contains:
- a CDS encoding lysophospholipid acyltransferase family protein — protein: MPSMPSLPSLSARPSLPSLPGGAAVGSAGRRLRSIVRTPAKVTWRAVARQKLWSAVIAPFGGVHVEGDFDSEGPYVVVANHGSHVDTIALMSASPTIMRVVTVAAQDYWFTSRPRRLVARGLLGAYPVRRDGQGAYEELRGVLANRVAESMSVLIFPEGTRSRDGQLGQFHSGAARLARDFGIPVLPVALVGSREMMPKAGGLPRYSPVEVRVGTPIEPSDDIAGVSAQARQQVLSLLERPRRPMPVSDIHVLAGQLMRGARGDALMVAWGAAEAMSFPVMAEMSQVWLGVAEPERLWRRGAAVVAGSVAGVAVHHLLARSGRSLPAPWTTPSMRRAASGYLAQGPSGYWKQALTGIPVKLFAAESGRRDLPLGKVVLHAAGERGLRMAAATAVVVAAHRPLGPLVRQYYGVYLLATGAVFGVLLRGVVRHWED